One Hyphomicrobium sp. CS1GBMeth3 DNA segment encodes these proteins:
- a CDS encoding ParA family protein, translating to MGDAFDHFIDQLIQILVGGGVVDWTVKLAAAVLVGLLIVGLRKLYRKAAPWGRALIANATKIERARSAVAPEGQGLWLARSIPFAPPPDYAAKIRRSIPILVIGNLKGGVGKTTTAANLIAHYARKKDRRVLAIDLDFQGSLTATAMSKADRDNTLEVEIEGGLSKSAHLIDDKDAFWLRNVTENVKDLPKARIVPTYYSLASTENRVMVEWLIGQRQEDIRYHLTNVLHDDEIQRKFDIIIIDAPPRLTTGCIQALAACTHVLIPTVLDEMSAEAVGSFANQLRVHQGIWPHLRIVGVVGTMTEANTVKDGALRDEPLRDFEALAHVSVRDALGVALEEASRPLREANIMPLDCFIPSKAELGRLAGHGIAYASSSNSTVLQEIRQSFDRLGDEIDRRIAASRNGVTGGN from the coding sequence ATCGATCAGCTCATTCAAATTCTTGTTGGCGGTGGTGTTGTTGACTGGACGGTCAAGCTAGCTGCCGCTGTCCTAGTGGGACTTCTGATCGTTGGGCTAAGAAAGCTCTATCGGAAGGCGGCGCCTTGGGGCAGAGCGCTGATCGCGAACGCCACGAAGATCGAGCGTGCCAGGTCGGCAGTGGCTCCCGAGGGACAGGGCTTGTGGCTAGCGAGATCTATTCCGTTCGCCCCACCGCCCGACTATGCCGCCAAGATTCGGCGCAGCATTCCCATCCTGGTGATCGGTAACCTCAAAGGCGGAGTGGGGAAGACAACGACAGCAGCAAATCTCATTGCGCATTACGCCAGGAAGAAGGATAGGCGCGTACTGGCGATCGACCTCGACTTTCAAGGTTCCTTGACCGCGACCGCCATGTCGAAGGCCGACCGTGACAACACACTCGAGGTAGAAATCGAGGGTGGACTCAGCAAGTCCGCTCACCTCATTGACGATAAGGATGCGTTTTGGCTCCGCAACGTGACGGAAAACGTCAAGGACCTTCCTAAAGCCAGGATTGTTCCGACGTACTATTCGCTGGCCAGCACCGAAAACCGCGTCATGGTCGAATGGCTGATCGGGCAGCGGCAAGAGGATATCCGATACCATCTGACGAACGTGCTGCATGACGACGAGATCCAGAGAAAATTCGACATCATCATTATCGATGCGCCACCGCGCCTGACCACAGGATGCATCCAAGCGCTTGCCGCTTGCACGCACGTATTGATCCCTACTGTCCTAGACGAAATGTCCGCTGAAGCCGTTGGTTCGTTTGCCAATCAACTCCGCGTTCATCAGGGAATCTGGCCACACTTGCGCATCGTCGGCGTCGTTGGGACCATGACGGAGGCAAACACCGTCAAAGATGGAGCGCTGCGAGACGAACCGCTCAGGGACTTTGAAGCCCTGGCTCACGTTTCTGTCCGCGATGCGCTCGGGGTCGCCCTAGAAGAGGCCTCCAGGCCACTGCGGGAAGCGAACATAATGCCGTTGGATTGCTTTATCCCCAGCAAGGCGGAACTCGGGCGACTTGCCGGACACGGAATCGCATACGCTTCGTCAAGTAACTCTACGGTTCTGCAGGAAATTCGCCAGT